The Pseudomonas protegens genome contains the following window.
GTGCCGGTGGACAGGGTCAGCAGCGGGATATCGCCGACCTCGGCGGCCACCGCCTTGTGGGTGCCGTCGCCCCCGAGCACGGCGATCAGCGACACCTCGCGCTCGGCCATCCAGCGCGCCGCCTGGCGGGTGTCCTCGACGCTCTGGCGCAGGGTCAGGTCGAGAAATTCCAGCACCGGCCAGTGCTGCTCCCGAGCCTGGCGGCTACGGCCGTTCTTCTGCACCGCGGCGGCGATGCCGGTCATGTCGGTGGGCATCAGCACCTGGGTGATGCCGGTGGCGCCGAAGGCCGCCAGCAGACGCTGGATCACCGAGACCTTGTCGGTGCTGGAGAACAGCCCGGCGTTGGCGGTGAGGCGGCGCACATCACGGCCCGAGGCCGGGTTGGCGATGATGCCGACGGTCAGGGGGCGGCGGCTCATGGGCTCACCGCGGGCGGAGCACAGGCAGGAGAAAACATCGGGCACCTCGTTCTTATTCTTCGATGGGCCAGTCGACGCTGGTTGAACAGAGCCAGAGCAAGGCCGGTGCCAGTTGTCGGAAAACCTCCGCAGAAGGCTGTCCCAGAGCGGCTGACAGGTTTTCCGCGGCGCCTTGAAGCCAGCCTTCCGTGAGACGTCGCATGTCAGCCTGCACGGGGCTTTGGCGAGATCCTGAGACGTTGCGTCTCAGCGCCCCCACGGCGCCGCCCGGTGCTTGTCGAGGGCCGCGGATCGGCGCTTAATGCGCCGACAACGATAAGAAGCTGCAACCGGAGGCCTCCATGCTTTCCGCACATTCCAAAGCCCATGTGGACTGCGTCAGCCGGGTCCTGAAAAACGCCGCGCACCTGCCCCAGGCGCCGGTGCCGAGCCTGATCCTCGATTCCTGGCGGCGCTCCATGGAGCAGCACCAGCTGGACCCCGGCTCGCTGCAAGGGCCGCGCATCCTGTCCGAAAACGTGCTCAAGGAATGCCGCGAGCGTTCCGAGCTGTTCCTGCGCATCGCCAGCGAAGAAGTGGCGCGCCTGCATGGCCGGGTGCGCGACGCCGACTACTGCGTGCTGCTCACCGACGCCCAGGGCCAGACCATCGATTACCGGGTGGAATCCACCCTGCGCAACGACTGCCGCAAGGCCGGGCTGTACCTGGGCACCTGCTGGTCGGAGGGTGAAGAAGGCACCTGCGGCGTGGCCGCGGTGCTCACCGCGCGCACCCCGATCACCGTGCACAAGCGCGACCACTTTCGTGCCGCCTTCATCGGCCTGACCTGCTCCGCCGCCCCGGTGTTCGATCCCCAGGGCGAGCTGCTGGGGGTACTGGACGTGTCGGCGGTGCGCTCCCCGGATGACCGCCGTTCCCAGCACCTGATCCGGCAGATGGTGGTGCAGAGCGCGCGAGAGATCGAACAGGCATTCTTCATGAACAGCGCCCAGGGCTACTGGGTGCTGCGGGCCCATGCCAGCCCGGGTTATGTCGACAGCCAGCCGGATTACCTGCTGGCCTGGGACGACGACGGCTGCCTGCGCGCGCTCAACCCGGCGGCGCGCCATTACCTGCTGCGCCGCTATGGCCGCTTGCCGCAGCACATCACCCAGGTGTTCGACCCGCAGCTGTTGCAGCGCGCCCGCGACGAAGCCCTGTGCCCCCTTTCCGACAACCTCCACGGCCGCCTGCAAGCGCCAAAGCGCCCGGCACAGCGCCCGCGCCTGAGCCTGGCCGGCGAACCGCTGGACCCGCGAGTGGAACAGAGCCTGCGCCTGGCGGTGCGGGTCAAGGACCGCCACCTGCCGGTGCTGATCCAGGGCGAAACCGGTTCCGGCAAGGAAGTCTTCGCCCGCCAGCTGCACCAGGCCAGCCAGCGCCGGGACCGGCCCTTTGTCGCGGTGAACTGCGCGGCGATTCCCGAGAACCTGATCGAGAGCGAGCTGTTCGGCTACGTCGCCGGGGCCTTTACCGGAGCGTCGAGCAAGGGCATGCAGGGCCTGCTGCAACAGGCCGATGGCGGCACCCTGTTCCTCGATGAAATCGGCGACATGCCCCTGGCCTTGCAGACCCGCCTGCTGCGGGTGCTGGCCGAGGGTGAAGTGGCGCCGCTGGGGGCCGCGCAGCGCAAGGCGGTGGATATCCAGGTGATCTGCGCCACCCACCGCGACCTGGAAGCGCTGGTGGCCGAAGGCAGCTTTCGCGAAGACCTGTATTTCCGCCTCGGCGGCGCGCGTTTTCAGCTGCCGCCGCTGCGCGAACGCAGCGACCGGCTGGCACTGATCACCCGGATTGTCGAAGAAGAATCCAAGCGCTGCGGCGCGCCGGTGCAACTGGGCAATGCGGCATTGGAATGCCTGCTGGGCTACCGCTGGCCGGGCAATGTGCGGCAATTGCGCCATGTGCTGCGCTACGCCTGCGCGGTGTGCGAAGGGCCGCTGATCCAACTGCATGACTTGCCCGAACAACTGCGCGGCGCCGAGGCCGAAGGCGCCCTGCCCGCCCTGGAAACCGCCACCAGCCCCGAGCGCCAGGCCCTGCTGGACGCCCTGGTGCGCCACCGCTGGAAACCCGTGGCGGCGGCCAAGGCCCTGGGCATCTCCCGCGCCACCCTCTACCGCCGCGTGCAGCAGCACGGCATCCAGATGCCCGGCCGCAGCCTCCAACCCTAAATGGATAACCCCTGTAGCCGCTGCTGAGCCCGCGAAGCTGCGCAAAGGCCCGCAGGGCCTTGCCTGGCGATCTCCCGCCGAATCTTCAGCGCCTTCAAAATCCCCGCGTCTCCTTCGGAGCCGTTCGCAGCCTGCGGCAGCGGCTACAGGAAGCGGCCCTGCGATCCCTGCGCTCTGTGTAGCCGCTGCTGAGCCCGCGAAGCTGCGCAAAGGCCCGCAGGGCCTTGCTTGGCGGTCTCCCGCCGAATCTTCAGCGCCTTAGCAGGCCTCGCGTCTCCTGCGCAGCCTGCGGCAGCGGCTACAGGGGTAGGTTGAGGCGGGCGCGGTAGCGACCGGGGCTTTCGCCGGTCCATTTCTTGAAGGCGCGGTGGAAGGCGCTGGGCTCCTGGAAGCCGGTGAGTTCGGCAATCTCGCTGATGCTGACGCTGGTGCGGCGCAACAGCTCGACGGCGACGCCGCGGCGGACTTCGTCCTTGATCTCCTGGTACGAGCCGCCTTCGCGCTCCAGGCGCCGGCGCAGGGTGCTGGCGCTCATCTGCACTTCGCGGGCGAAGGCTTCCAGGGTCGGCCATTGGCTGTAGTGGCTGCCCCGCAGGCGTTGGTGCACCTGGGTGGTCAGGCCGTGTTGGTTGCGAAAACGGATCACCAGCCATTGCGGCGCGCTGCGCAGGAACACCTTGAGCGAGGCCAGGTCCTGGACCACCGGCAGGCGCAAGAAACGGCTGGCGAATTCGATCTCGGTGCGCCCGGCGTTCCAGCTAAGGTTGCTGCCCCACAGCAGCGGATCATCGCTGAGGCTCAGGCGTGAATGACGAAAATCGGCGCGGTCGATGGGGATTCGCCGCCCGCCGAGCCAGCACAACAGGCTGATGATCAGCACCAGCAGGGTTTCTTCGGCGTAGTGGCAGCGCAGCGGGTCGGCGCAGTGGCTTTCAAGGCTGATCACCGCGCGCTTGCCGCGCACGCTGAGGTGGGCGCCGACGTCCCGTAAAAACAGGCCAAAGTTGTTCAGGCACTGGCGCAGGGCCTTTTCCAGGTTGGGCTCCTGGATCAGTCCGCGGCAGATCAGGGCGAAAGCCCCCGGCGGCATGCCGCGGGAGTCGAGCTGGAAGAATTCGTCCTGCAACTCGCGGATCTGGATCAGCCACAGGGCGGCAAAGGCGCTGCCGGGCACCCGCGCCCGGGGCTGGTCGAGCAACGCCGGGTCGATGCCGGCCTCGCTCAGTACCGCCGCCAGCCGCGCCGGCTGCTGGCGCAGGGCGTGGGTCATCACCCGGACAAAGTAGACCGCGACCGAATCCGTTTCACGCATGTAGAGGCTGTGCTCCCGTAGCTGGACCTATGGCAAAAAACGCCAGCACCCTTGACCGCTTTCGGCATAGGCCGGGCACCGTGTGCGGCTCTAGACTCGCGCTGGATAACCCGCAGGGCAAGGCAACCGCGCCATGCTCCGCGAAGGCCATGAACAAAGGAAGAGCTGAAGATGAATCTTGCGAATATCGGGGTGATCGGCGCCGGCACCATGGGCAACGGCATCGCCCAGGTCTGCGCCCAGGCGGGCTTTGACGTGACCCTGCTGGACATCGCCCAGGGCGCCCTGGACAAGGCCCTGGCCACCATCGGCAAGAACCTCGACCGCCAGGTGAGCAAGGGCACCTTGAGTGAAGACGACAAGCGCGCCGCTCTGGACAAGATCCGCATCAGTACCGATTACAGCGTGCTCAAGGACGCGCAACTGGTGATCGAAGCCGCCACCGAGAACCTCGACCTCAAGCTCAAGGTGCTGCAGCAGATCGCCGCCCAGGTCAGCGCCGAGTGCGTGATTGCCTCCAACACCTCGTCGCTGTCGATCACCCAATTGGCCGCCAGCGTCAGCGCGCCGGAGCGCTTTATCGGCCTGCATTTTTTCAACCCGGTGCCGGTGATGGGCCTGATCGAGGTGATCCGCGGCCTGCAGACCAGCGACGCGACCCACGCCCTGGCCATGCACATGGCCGAGCGCCTGGGCAAGACCGCGATCACCGCCGGCAACCGCCCGGGTTTTGTGGTCAACCGCATCCTGGTGCCGATGATCAACGAGGCGATCCTGGTGTTCCAGGAAGGCCTGGCCAGCGCCGAGGACATCGACGCCGGCATGCGCCTGGGCTGCAACCAGCCCATCGGCCCGCTGGCCCTGGCCGACCTGATCGGCCTGGACACCCTGCTGGCGATCCTTGAAGCCTTCTACGACGGCTTCAACGACAGCAAGTACCGCCCCGCGCCGCTGCTCAAGGAAATGGTTGCCGCCGGCTACCTGGGGCGCAAGACCGGTCGGGGTTTCCATACCTATGGCTGAGCGCTGCTCACGTTTTGCCGAAAGCCGCGACAAGGCCCTGGAGCTGTTCGCCAGCAAGGGCTTCGGCCAGGTCGGCATGCGTGAGCTGGCGAGCCATCTGGGGCTGACCCCGGGCTCGCTGTACCACCATTACCCGAGCAAGCAGCACCTGCTGCTGGACCTGATCGAAGAGTTCTTCGATGAGCTGCACAGCACCCTCAAGCGCCTGCAGCGACGCAAGCTACAGGGCGACTGCCTGCCGGCGCTGATCCGCGCCCACTTGAAGCTGCACCGGGAATTGCCGCGGCATTTTCGTCTGGTGGAGCGCGACAGCGGCTGCCTCAATCCCGACCAGCAGTTGCGGGTCGGGCAATTGCGCGAGCGTTACGAGCAACAGTTGCTGCAACTGCTGGGCACCCCGCCCGGCCTTGGCCCAGAGGCCCAGCGCGCCGCCGCCCATGCCCTGGCCAACCTGCTGAACAGCGCCCCCAGCTGGTTCAGCGAGCAAGCGCTGGCCGAGCGTGAACGCGAAGCCCTGCTGGAAAACCTGCTCAGCGGCGCCATCGAGCGCCTGCTGGGAGGCACGCCGCTGCACAGCGCGGTGGCCTGAGCCTCAGCGCAGGTGCAGCGGGTCCACCAGCCCGGCGGCAATCGCCATGCCCACCAGCTGCGGCAGGTGCTCGGCCTGCATGCGCTTCATCACCCGTGAGCGGTACAGGTCGATGGTCTTGATGCTGACCCCCAACTGCTCGGCAATCTCGCGGTTGGTGTAGCCCTGCACCAGCGGCAGCAGCACGTCCTTCTCCCGTGGCGTCAGGCTCTCCAGCAAACCTTGCACCCGGGCCTGCCCGGCGCTCTGGGTCTGATGGCTATCGGCGCGGCTCAGGGCCTGCTGCACGCTGTCCAGCAGCAGCTGTTCGTTGTAGGGCTTTTCGATGAAGTCCACCGCACCGGCCTTGAACGCGCGGACCACAATCGGCACGTCGGCGTGGCCGCTGACAAAGATCAGCGGCAGGTGGATATCGCGCAGGCGCAGCTCCTCCTGGACATTCAGGCCGCCCATGCCGGGCATGCGCACATCCAGCAGTACGCAGGCATTGAGGCTCGGGTCACAGTGTTCGAGAAACTCGCGACCGCTGGTGAAGGGCACGGCCTTGAGCCCCACCGATTCCAGAAGCCAGACGGTGGAGTCGAGCATGCCCGGGTCGTCGTCGACCACATACACCAACTGCTGCGCCTCGCTTGTCATTGCCTTGCTCCTGTTGTCGGGTGGGAAGCTGAATCGGGATCGGCCGGGGCCGTGGCCGGCAACCGGCAGCACATCGTCAAGCCACGCTCCTGAAGCTGAGCCTGCAAGTCGCCACCAAAGCCTTCGACGATGCTGCGGCTCATGGACAATCCAAGCCCCAGGCCGTTGGCCTTGCTGGTGTAGAACGGGGTGAACAGCTGGGGCAACTGTTCGGCGGACACGCCGGGGCCCTGGTCGCTGACGCTGATCCGCACCCCGCCTTCGGCCGCCGCTTCGGCGCCCAGCACAATGTGCGAGCCTTGCTGTGGATGCACTTCGCGATTGGCTTCGATGGCGTTGCGCAGCAGGTTCAGCAGCACCTGCTCCAGCAGCACCCGGTCGGCGTACACCGGCGGCAGATTATCTGCCAGCTGCAAGTCGATCGTCACCTGGCTGGCCTGGGCTTCCCAGGCACACAGGCGCACGGTTTCCCGGGCCACTTCGGCGAGGTCCAGGGCCTGCACCCGGCGCCCGCCCTTGCGCAAGAAGGCCCGCAGGCGCTTGATCACTTCGGCGGCGTGGGTCGCCTGTTCGGCGATCCGCTCCAGGCCCTGAGCGACCTTGCGGGCGGCCTCGGGCTGAGTGTCCAGGGCCTGCAAGTAGCGCTGGCTGGCATTGGCGTAATTGACCACTGCGGCCAGCGGCTGGTTGATCTCGTGGGCGATGCCCGAGGCCAGTTCGCCCAGGGTCACCAGCCGCGCACTATGGGCCAGTTCGTCCTGGTGATGGCGCTGCTGGGCCTCGCGCAGTTCGCGCTCGCTCTGGTCGTGGGCCACCAGGGAGTAGAAGCGCTCGCCGCTCGCTGCGCGATGGGCCAGGAGCATCAGCGACACCGGCACCGAGGCGCCGCCGGCCGGGGGTTGCAGGCGCGTCTCGATGCTCCAGCGGCCGCTGCGCTCGGCACAGCTCCAGCCTTCCTGTTGCAGGCTCTGCAGCACTTCCTGGCTGAGGATCGCCGCCAGCGCCGGCATCGCCTGCCCGGCGGCAAGATCCAGGGTGCGCCGCGCCGCCGGGTTGAGGTAGGTCACCGCGCCGCCGGGCTGGATAAACAGCACCGGGTCGGGGTTGGCCTCCACCACTTCCGCCAGGCGCCGCTTGTTCTCTTCGGCCTGGACCCGGGCGGTGATGTCCCGGGACACCGCCACCACTTCCACCACGGTGCCGGTGTAGGTGTCACGGATGCCGCGGCAGGCGGTTTCGAACCACAGGTAATGACCGTCGCGATGGCGGATGCGGTAGGTCATGGTGTGGTAGCCGTCCTGCTCCAGGGCGTCCTGGGTGCGCTGCATCAGCCCGGCCAGGTCCTGGCTGTGGAACAGGCTGCGGGCCAGCAGGCCGCGCAGTTGTTCGGGCCAGTAGCCCAAAAGGGTCCAGGAAGCTGGCGAGGCGTCGAGGAAGGTGCCGTCCGGGGTGTGCCGGGAAATCAGGTCGGTGGTGTTTTCGGTGATCAGCCGGTACAGGCGCCGGGCCCGTGCCGACTCGCGCTCGGCCTGGACCCGGGCAGTGGCCTCCTGGCAGCGGGCCAGCACCCGCTGGCGATGCGGATCGGGGATAAAGCTCCAGAGCAGGATGCGTTCGCCCCACTGGGCCTCCACCTGTTCGATGGCGCGCTGCTGCTCCAGGCAGGCCCGTACCAGGGCCGGGTGGTTGACCGGCAGCAGCGCCGCGAGATCGTCAGTGGCCGCATCGTCCAGCCACTGGCGCAGCGCCGGGTTGAGGTCCAGTGGCTGCGCCTGGGCGTCCAGCAGCAGGCTCGGCTGCGGGTCGTGGCCCAGCCAGGGCGAGTCCGGCAACTGGCCTGCGCGCTGTAGCAGCAACCAGCGGCTCAGGTGGGTGGAGGTGGGCATGGTCGATCAACCTGTGGGTGGCAACAGCGGATATTTAATATAGTACAACTACTATACAACTCAGGTAGTACTTCCATATCAATCGACAAACAGTATATAAAAGACCCCGGATAAGTCACCGAGCGCCTGCAAAAAGCCTCGGCCAATAGAGCTAATAATCAGCCACCGGGTACCCGAACCATGTCCATCTACGAGCAAGGCCTCGCGCCGTCTGCCGTCAACCATATCGCCCTCTCCCCCTTGAGCTTCATCGAGCGCACCGCTGCGGTTTACCCCGAGTATCCGGCGGTGATCCACGGTTCGATCCGCCGCACCTGGGCCCAGACCTACAGCCGTTGCCGGCGCCTGGCTTCGGCCCTGGCCGGGCGCGGCATCGGCCAGAACGACACGGTGGCGGTGATGCTGCCGAACATCCCGGCGATGCTCGAAGCGCATTTTGGCGTGCCGATGATCGGCGCCGTGCTCAATGCCCTCAACGTGCGCCTGGACGCCGAGGCCATCGCCTTCATGCTGGCCCACGGCGAAGCCAAGGTGCTGATCGCCGACCGCGAGTTCCACGAGGTGATCCACGCCGCCGTGGCCATGCTCGACCACCCGCCGCTGGTGATCGATGTCGACGATCCGGAATACGGCGAAGGCCAGGCGGTCAGCGACCTGGACTACGAGGCGTTTCTCGCCGAGGGCGACCCGGAGTATCCCTGGCAGTGGCCAGAAGACGAATGGCAGGCCATCGCCCTGAACTACACCTCGGGCACCACCGGCAACCCCAAGGGCGTGGTCTATCACCACCGCGGCGCCTACCTCAATTCCCTGGGCAACCAGATGATCTGGGCCATGGGCAACCACCCGGTGTACCTCTGGACCCTGCCGATGTTCCATTGCAACGGCTGGTGCTACCCGTGGATCGTCACCGCCCTGGGCGGGGTGCATGTGTTCCTGCGCCGGGTCGACCCGCAGAAGATCCTCAACCTGATCCGCGAGCATCAGGTCACCCACCTGTGCGGCGCGCCCATCGTGCTCAATGCCCTGGTGAACATGCCGGAATCGGCCAAGGCGGCCATCGACCACCCGGTCAACGCCATGGTCGCCGGGGCCGCGCCACCGGCCAAGGTGATCGGCGCCGTGGAGCAGATGGGTATCAAGGTCACCCACGTCTACGGCCTGACCGAGGTCTACGGCCCGGTGACCCTGTGTGCCTGGCACGCGGCCTGGGACGAGCTGCCCCTGGAGCAGCGAGCGCAGATCAAGTCACGCCAGGGGGTGCGCTACCCGACCCTGGAAGGGCTGATGGTGGCCGACCCGAAAACCCTTGAACCGACGCCCCGGGACGGCCAGACCATCGGCGAGATCTTCATGCGCGGCAATACCGTGATGAAGGGCTACCTGAAGAACCCCAGCGCCACCGCCGAAGCCTTCGAGGGCGGCTGGTTCCATACCGGCGACCTGGGGGTGACCCACCCGGACGGCTATATCGAGATCCGCGACCGGCTCAAGGACATCATCATTTCCGGCGGCGAGAACATCTCCACCATCGAACTGGAAGGCGTGCTCTATCGCCACCCGGGGGTGCTGGAAGCGGCGGTGGTGGCCCGGCCCGACGAAAAATGGGGCGAGACACCCTGCGCCTTCATCACCCTCAAGGCCGATCACCAGGACGTGGGCGAAGCCGAGATCATCGCCTTCTGCCGCAAACACCTGGCGGGCTTCAAGGTGCCGCGCACCGTGGTCTTCAGCACGCTGCCCAAGACCTCCACCGGCAAGATCCAGAAGTTCGTCCTGCGCGACCTGGCGAAAAACCTCTAGCCTGAATACACCGACCCAGCCCTTGTAGGAGCTGGCCGGGCGGCGCTCCGCTTGCCAGCGAAGGCGTCGGCCAGGGCGATGCATGGCTCGCGGGCCTCTTCGCCGGCAAGCCGGCTCCTACAAGATGGTGGGATTTTCGTTAGTGATTCATGCGGCCATGGCCGCTCAACCTCCCCTTTTGCCCGAGGTTCCTGCAATGCCCGAATTCAACGCTCCGCTGCGCGATATGCGCTTTGTCCTGCATGAAGTGTTCAACGCACCCAAGCTCTGGGCCCGTCTGCCGGCCCTGGCCGATACCGTGGACGCCGACACCGCCGACGCCATTCTTGAAGAAGCGGCCAAGGTCACCGGCAACCTGATCGCCCCGCTCAACCGCAGCGGCGACGAGGAAGGCGCCAGCTGGCACGCCGGGCAGGTACGCACCCCGGCCGGTTTCAAGGAGGCCTACAGCACCTATATCCAGGGTGGCTGGGTCGGCCTGAGCGGCAACCCGGCCTACGGCGGCATGGGCATGCCGAAGATGCTCGCGGTGCAGTTCGAAGAGATGCTCTACGCCGCCAACTCCAGTTTCGCCCTGTATTCGGCCCTGAGTTCCGGGGCCTGCCTGGCCATCGACGCCCACGCCAGCGAAGCGCTGAAACAGCTGTACCTGCCGCCGATGTACGAAGGCCGCTGGGCCGGTTCCATGTGCCTGACCGAGGCCCACGCCGGCACCGACCTGGGGATCATCCGCACCCGCGCCGAACCCCAGGCCGACGGCAGCTACCGCATCAGTGGCAGCAAGATCTTCATCACCGGCGGCGAGCAGGACCTGACCGAGAACATCATCCACCTGGTGCTGGCCAAGCTGCCGGACGCCCCGGCCGGGCCCAAGGGCATCTCGCTGTTCCTGGTGCCGAAGATCCATGTCGACGCCAACGGCAACCTGGGCGCGGCCAACGCGGTGAGCTGTGGTTCCATCGAGCACAAGATGGGCATCAAGGCCTCGGCCACCTGCGTGCTGAACTTCGACGGCGCCAGCGGCTGGCTGATCGGCGAGGCCAACAAGGGCCTGGCGGCAATGTTCACCATGATGAACTACGAGCGCCTGTCGATCGGCATCCAGGGTATCGGCTGCGCCGAGAACTCCTACCAGAACGCCCGCACCTATGCCCGCGAACGGATCCAGAGCCGCTCCCCGGCCGGTCCGGTGGCCAAGGACAAGATCGCCGACCCGATCATTGTCCACCCCGATGTGCGGCGCATGCTGCTGAGCATGAAGGCCATGACCGAAGGCGGCCGGGCGTTTGCCAGCTACGTCGGCCAGCAGCTGGACCTGGCCAAGTTCGCCGACCAGCCCCATGAGCGGCACAACGCCGAAGCCCTGGTGGCGCTGCTGACCCCGGTGGCCAAGGCGTTCTTCACCGACACCGGGCTGGACAGCTGCGTGCTGGGCCAGCAGGTCTTCGGCGGCCACGGCTACATTCGCGAATGGGGCCAGGAGCAACTGGTGCGCGATGTGCGCATCGCGCAGATCTACGAAGGCACCAACGGCATCCAGGCCCTGGATCTGTTGGGGCGCAAGGTGGTGGGCAACGGCGGCGTGGCCCTGCGCCTGTTCACCGGCGAGATCCGCGACTACGCCTACCTGCCCGGCGCCGCCTACGCCGCCGAGCTGCTGGACGCGGTGCAGCGCCTGGAAGACCTCAGCGATTGGCTGCGCGAACAGGCGGCACAGAACCCCAACGCGGTGGGCAGCGCCTGCGTCGAATACCTGCAGCTGTTCGGCTACGTGGCCTACGCCTACCTGTGGGCGCGCATGGCCCAGGTGGCCGAGCACAAGCGTTCCGAAGACGACGGTTTCTACGGTGCCAAACTGGCCACCGCGCGCTTCTACTTCAGCCGCATGCTGCCGCGCATTCTCAGCCTGGAGCAGAGCATCCGCGCTGGCAGCTCCTCCTTGTTCGGCCTCGACGCCGAGCAGTTCTGAGTGCCCGGGCAGGGCGCCGGCCGCCCTGCCCCGACTCCAAGCTCCAAGCTCCAAGCTCCAAGCTCAGGCAACACCCCACGGATGCAAAACCCCAGGCGGCCCGGCATACTTCGCACCCGGACACCGCCCAAGGAAGAAACGTGTTGGCCCCCGCCCTGATCATCGCCAGCTCAGCCATCGTGCTGCTGCTCGGCACCCTGCACCTGACCTACACCTTCGCCAGCGACAAATTCCAGCCCCGTGACCCGGCCCTGGCCGAACGCATGCGCCAGGTGTCGCCGATGATCACCCGCCAGACCAGCCTGTGGCGCGCCTGGGTCGGCTTCAACGCCAGCCATAGCCTGGGGGCGATGCTGTTCGGCCTGGTCTATGGCTACCTGGCCTGGCTGCACCCGGCCCTGCTGCTGGAGGCCCCCGGCCTGCTGCTGATCGGCCTGGGGTTTCTCGCCAGCCTGTGGCTGCTGGCGATCCGTTACTGGTTTCGTATTCCCCTGGTGGGCATCAGCCTCGCCCTGGCGCTGTTCGCCGCAGGCACTACGCTGCTTTGCAGCTGACGGGTACCCGTTGCCCCAGCGCCCCAGCCCTGCCCGACCTGAATAAATTCCGGAGTTCACATGGAACGTCAAACCCCCAACGACGGTGCCGCCGCCCTGCGTCAACCCGGCAAACGCCCCTGGTACATCTATCTGATGGCGATCTGGGCCCTGATCGGCATCGGCGGCCCTCTGAGCCAGCTAACGCGAAGGGTGTTCGCCGATGAGCCGCTGCTGTTGCAAGTCAGTTCGATGCTGATCCTCGGCGGCGTACTGCTGCTGATCATCAACCTGATCAAGCTGAAACCGCAGTACATCGTGGCCTTTGGCGTGCTCTGCTGCCTGGAAGTGGGCCTGCAGCTGTTCGGCATCATCGACCGCCTGTACAGCGGCGACACCCTGGCCCATGCCGCGCTGCTGCTGATCTATCTGGTTCCGGCACTGGCCTTTGCCCTGCTGGCCCTGCGCCCGAAACTGCTGAGCCGGGCCAGTGAGTACCGCCACTCGGTCGACCTGCAGAACCGGATCGCCTTTGCGATGAAACGCAACCAACGCTGAACCTGCCGGCCCGGCGCCCCGTGGCGCCGGACCGGATACCCGCTGCCCAATCGAGTCCCTTCATGTCCCGTCTGTACACCCTCTGTTCCTGGCTCTACCTGCCGCTGTGCTGGATCGCCGTCGCCGCGCCCACGGCCAGCATGATCCGTTGCAACCTGCACCTGATCGTGCCCCGGGAGGTCGGCGGCACTCTGTTCGGCGGTTCCATGGGCTTTGTGATGTACCTGGGCGGCTGGGCCCTCAGCGTCCTGGGGCTGCTGCTGGCCCTGCTGACCCGGGTACCCGGCGCGCGCCTGGCCCTGATCGTCGCCGGGCTGGTGCAAGGGCTGCTGGGCCTGTGGTGGCGGATCAACTACCCGGATGATTTCGACGGCAACCTGATCTTCAGCATCCAGCCGCGGGAGCTGGACTATGTGATGGTCTTCGGCTTTGCCCTGGTCTGCG
Protein-coding sequences here:
- a CDS encoding acyl-CoA synthetase — its product is MSIYEQGLAPSAVNHIALSPLSFIERTAAVYPEYPAVIHGSIRRTWAQTYSRCRRLASALAGRGIGQNDTVAVMLPNIPAMLEAHFGVPMIGAVLNALNVRLDAEAIAFMLAHGEAKVLIADREFHEVIHAAVAMLDHPPLVIDVDDPEYGEGQAVSDLDYEAFLAEGDPEYPWQWPEDEWQAIALNYTSGTTGNPKGVVYHHRGAYLNSLGNQMIWAMGNHPVYLWTLPMFHCNGWCYPWIVTALGGVHVFLRRVDPQKILNLIREHQVTHLCGAPIVLNALVNMPESAKAAIDHPVNAMVAGAAPPAKVIGAVEQMGIKVTHVYGLTEVYGPVTLCAWHAAWDELPLEQRAQIKSRQGVRYPTLEGLMVADPKTLEPTPRDGQTIGEIFMRGNTVMKGYLKNPSATAEAFEGGWFHTGDLGVTHPDGYIEIRDRLKDIIISGGENISTIELEGVLYRHPGVLEAAVVARPDEKWGETPCAFITLKADHQDVGEAEIIAFCRKHLAGFKVPRTVVFSTLPKTSTGKIQKFVLRDLAKNL
- a CDS encoding acyl-CoA dehydrogenase C-terminal domain-containing protein, with translation MPEFNAPLRDMRFVLHEVFNAPKLWARLPALADTVDADTADAILEEAAKVTGNLIAPLNRSGDEEGASWHAGQVRTPAGFKEAYSTYIQGGWVGLSGNPAYGGMGMPKMLAVQFEEMLYAANSSFALYSALSSGACLAIDAHASEALKQLYLPPMYEGRWAGSMCLTEAHAGTDLGIIRTRAEPQADGSYRISGSKIFITGGEQDLTENIIHLVLAKLPDAPAGPKGISLFLVPKIHVDANGNLGAANAVSCGSIEHKMGIKASATCVLNFDGASGWLIGEANKGLAAMFTMMNYERLSIGIQGIGCAENSYQNARTYARERIQSRSPAGPVAKDKIADPIIVHPDVRRMLLSMKAMTEGGRAFASYVGQQLDLAKFADQPHERHNAEALVALLTPVAKAFFTDTGLDSCVLGQQVFGGHGYIREWGQEQLVRDVRIAQIYEGTNGIQALDLLGRKVVGNGGVALRLFTGEIRDYAYLPGAAYAAELLDAVQRLEDLSDWLREQAAQNPNAVGSACVEYLQLFGYVAYAYLWARMAQVAEHKRSEDDGFYGAKLATARFYFSRMLPRILSLEQSIRAGSSSLFGLDAEQF
- a CDS encoding LIC_13387 family protein, whose translation is MLAPALIIASSAIVLLLGTLHLTYTFASDKFQPRDPALAERMRQVSPMITRQTSLWRAWVGFNASHSLGAMLFGLVYGYLAWLHPALLLEAPGLLLIGLGFLASLWLLAIRYWFRIPLVGISLALALFAAGTTLLCS